In Quercus robur chromosome 11, dhQueRobu3.1, whole genome shotgun sequence, the following proteins share a genomic window:
- the LOC126706190 gene encoding transcription initiation factor TFIID subunit 14b isoform X1 translates to MNNSSSSKKHSPDQPETSGPTFKSQRTKMDTEKKILNKKLKDVEISCPIVYGSMAFWLGKKASEYQSHKWTVYVRGAMNEDLGVVVKRVVFQLHSSFNSPTRVLESPPFEVSEAGWGEFEIAITLYFHSDVCDKPVNLYHHLKLYPEDESGPMSTKKPVVLETYDEIVFPEPSEGFLARVQNHPAVTLPRLPIGFTLPPPVPVEDASRRKRGDTKDHPLSQWFMNFSEADELLQLAAARQQVQAHIAKLKRQINVIDGPHQQLKSISDQ, encoded by the exons ATGAATAACAGTTCCTCTTCCAAAAAACACAGTCCAGATCAGCCAGAGACAAGTGGACCCACATTCAAATCACAGCGAACCAAAATGGACACTGAAAAGAAG attttgaataaaaaactCAAGGATGTTGAAATAAGCTGTCCCATTGTGTATGGTAGCATGGCATTCTGGCTAGGGAAGAAGGCAAGCGA GTACCAGTCACATAAGTGGACTGTGTATGTTCGCGGGGCGATGAATGAGGATCTGGGAGTGGTGGTAAAGCGCGTTGTTTTTCAGCTGCATTCCAGTTTCAATAGCCCTACAAGGGTACTGGAGTCGCCTCCGTTTGAGGTATCGGAAGCTGGATGGGGTGAATTTGAAATCGCCATCACGCTTTATTTCCATAGTGATGTTTGTGATAAGCCTGTAAACTT ATATCATCATTTGAAGTTGTACCCCGAGGATGAATCTGGTCCCATGTCTACCAAGAAGCCTGTTGTTTTGGAAACTTATGATGAGATTGTGTTCCCTGAGCCTTCAGAAGGTTTTTTAGCTCGTGTGCAGAATCATCCAGCTGTAACCCTGCCCAGATTACCAATTGGATTTACTTTGCCTCCTCCTG TACCAGTTGAGGATGCAAGTAGAAGGAAGAGAGGTGACACTAAAGATCACCCCCTAAGTCAGTGGTTCATGAATTTCTCAGAAGCAGATGAACTTTTACAACTTGCAGCAGCTCGTCAACAG GTGCAAGCTCATATTGCTAAACTCAAGCGACAAATAAATGTGATAGATGGGCCACATCAACAGTTGAAATCTATCTCTGACCAGTGA
- the LOC126706190 gene encoding transcription initiation factor TFIID subunit 14b isoform X3, with product MNNSSSSKKHSPDQPETSGPTFKSQRTKMDTEKKSHKWTVYVRGAMNEDLGVVVKRVVFQLHSSFNSPTRVLESPPFEVSEAGWGEFEIAITLYFHSDVCDKPVNLYHHLKLYPEDESGPMSTKKPVVLETYDEIVFPEPSEGFLARVQNHPAVTLPRLPIGFTLPPPVPVEDASRRKRGDTKDHPLSQWFMNFSEADELLQLAAARQQVQAHIAKLKRQINVIDGPHQQLKSISDQ from the exons ATGAATAACAGTTCCTCTTCCAAAAAACACAGTCCAGATCAGCCAGAGACAAGTGGACCCACATTCAAATCACAGCGAACCAAAATGGACACTGAAAAGAAG TCACATAAGTGGACTGTGTATGTTCGCGGGGCGATGAATGAGGATCTGGGAGTGGTGGTAAAGCGCGTTGTTTTTCAGCTGCATTCCAGTTTCAATAGCCCTACAAGGGTACTGGAGTCGCCTCCGTTTGAGGTATCGGAAGCTGGATGGGGTGAATTTGAAATCGCCATCACGCTTTATTTCCATAGTGATGTTTGTGATAAGCCTGTAAACTT ATATCATCATTTGAAGTTGTACCCCGAGGATGAATCTGGTCCCATGTCTACCAAGAAGCCTGTTGTTTTGGAAACTTATGATGAGATTGTGTTCCCTGAGCCTTCAGAAGGTTTTTTAGCTCGTGTGCAGAATCATCCAGCTGTAACCCTGCCCAGATTACCAATTGGATTTACTTTGCCTCCTCCTG TACCAGTTGAGGATGCAAGTAGAAGGAAGAGAGGTGACACTAAAGATCACCCCCTAAGTCAGTGGTTCATGAATTTCTCAGAAGCAGATGAACTTTTACAACTTGCAGCAGCTCGTCAACAG GTGCAAGCTCATATTGCTAAACTCAAGCGACAAATAAATGTGATAGATGGGCCACATCAACAGTTGAAATCTATCTCTGACCAGTGA
- the LOC126706190 gene encoding transcription initiation factor TFIID subunit 14b isoform X2, whose amino-acid sequence MNNSSSSKKHSPDQPETSGPTFKSQRTKMDTEKKILNKKLKDVEISCPIVYGSMAFWLGKKASEYQSHKWTVYVRGAMNEDLGVVVKRVVFQLHSSFNSPTRVLESPPFEVSEAGWGEFEIAITLYFHSDVCDKPVNLYHHLKLYPEDESGPMSTKKPVVLETYDEIVFPEPSEGFLARVQNHPAVTLPRLPIGFTLPPPVPVEDASRRKRGDTKDHPLSQWFMNFSEADELLQLAAARQQVSMSASLKS is encoded by the exons ATGAATAACAGTTCCTCTTCCAAAAAACACAGTCCAGATCAGCCAGAGACAAGTGGACCCACATTCAAATCACAGCGAACCAAAATGGACACTGAAAAGAAG attttgaataaaaaactCAAGGATGTTGAAATAAGCTGTCCCATTGTGTATGGTAGCATGGCATTCTGGCTAGGGAAGAAGGCAAGCGA GTACCAGTCACATAAGTGGACTGTGTATGTTCGCGGGGCGATGAATGAGGATCTGGGAGTGGTGGTAAAGCGCGTTGTTTTTCAGCTGCATTCCAGTTTCAATAGCCCTACAAGGGTACTGGAGTCGCCTCCGTTTGAGGTATCGGAAGCTGGATGGGGTGAATTTGAAATCGCCATCACGCTTTATTTCCATAGTGATGTTTGTGATAAGCCTGTAAACTT ATATCATCATTTGAAGTTGTACCCCGAGGATGAATCTGGTCCCATGTCTACCAAGAAGCCTGTTGTTTTGGAAACTTATGATGAGATTGTGTTCCCTGAGCCTTCAGAAGGTTTTTTAGCTCGTGTGCAGAATCATCCAGCTGTAACCCTGCCCAGATTACCAATTGGATTTACTTTGCCTCCTCCTG TACCAGTTGAGGATGCAAGTAGAAGGAAGAGAGGTGACACTAAAGATCACCCCCTAAGTCAGTGGTTCATGAATTTCTCAGAAGCAGATGAACTTTTACAACTTGCAGCAGCTCGTCAACAGGTCAGCATGAGTGCTTCCTTGAAATCATGA
- the LOC126707312 gene encoding putative pentatricopeptide repeat-containing protein At1g68930 codes for MSNQCHFQNAQIVDSITGFLNHCSQSRNLRDIKKLHAHLLRTGLLFISLNFHTELIHSYTTCLHRNNPQTLTNFFKCMNPKNPIPFNVILSGFSRNGLAFNALKTFSFMHIYGVPIDTYTLCSSLTASSSIRNVKFGQQVHALVAKSGWSSSVFVGSALVDLYSKSLIIDDAEGVFDEIPEKNSVCANALLSGYGEAKMWLEGLKLVRKMPMLNLDYDHFTLSAILRACAGLSAIEFGMQVHAYLIRRIYDVGKDVFLQSSLIEMYGKCGLVGKAWQVFNLAGIGKGKERQRDVVLWTSMLGVYGRNGHNEEVVRLYQEMLKEGIKPDEVAFVTVLSACDHTGQVNLGVELFKSMTHDFGLDPGPEHYSCLIDLLCRAGQLDRALRLVNEMVHKGHGSCSVSMWGALLSACKDCGNIELGKLAAQRAIDLDPQNVGIYIMLSNLYAKLGMWDEIEQLRELMKERGLKKDVGCSWI; via the coding sequence ATGTCCAACCAATGCCACTTCCAAAATGCACAAATCGTAGATTCTATCACTGGATTCTTAAACCATTGTTCTCAAAGTAGGAATCTTAGGGACATTAAGAAGCTCCATGCTCATCTACTTAGAACAGGCTTGCTCTTTATTTCCCTTAATTTTCATACTGAACTCATCCATTCGTACACCACATGCCTTCACAGAAACAACCCTCAAACCCTGACCAACTTCTTCAAATGCATGAATCCCAAGAACCCAATTCCCTTTAATGTTATATTATCCGGCTTTAGCCGAAATGGGTTGGCATTTAATGCACTAAAAACCTTTTCTTTCATGCACATCTATGGTGTGCCTATAGATACATATACTTTGTGTAGCTCTTTAACAGCTTCCTCTTCTATCAGAAATGTTAAATTTGGTCAGCAGGTACATGCCCTTGTGGCTAAATCCGGTTGGTCATCCAGTGTTTTTGTGGGAAGTGCTCTGGTTGATTTGTATTCAAAGTCGTTGATTATTGATGATGCAGAAGGGGTGTTTGATGAAATTCCTGAGAAAAACAGTGTGTGCGCTAATGCACTGTTGTCAGGTTATGGTGAGGCCAAGATGTGGCTTGAGGGACTTAAACTGGTTCGTAAGATGCCCATGTTGAATTTGGATTATGATCACTTCACATTGTCAGCAATATTGCGGGCATGCGCTGGACTATCTGCAATTGAATTCGGGATGCAGGTGCACGCCTATTTGATTCGTAGAATATATGATGTGGGAAAGGATGTGTTTCTTCAGAGTTCATTGATTGAAATGTACGGAAAGTGTGGCCTAGTAGGGAAGGCTTGGCAAGTCTTTAATTTGGCAGGAATTGGGAAAGGAAAAGAGCGTCAAAGGGATGTCGTTTTATGGACTTCAATGCTTGGTGTATATGGTAGAAATGGACACAATGAAGAAGTTGTTAGATTATACCAAGAGATGTTAAAGGAAGGGATTAAACCAGATGAGGTGGCATTTGTGACAGTCCTATCTGCTTGTGATCACACTGGCCAAGTGAACCTTGGAGTTGAGTTATTCAAATCCATGACTCATGACTTCGGGTTGGACCCTGGCCCTGAGCATTACAGTTGTCTGATTGACTTGCTTTGTAGGGCTGGTCAGTTGGATAGGGCATTGAGGCTGGTGAATGAGATGGTCCATAAAGGACATGGAAGTTGCAGCGTTTCCATGTGGGGGGCTTTGCTTAGCGCCTGCAAGGATTGCGGAAATATAGAGTTGGGCAAGTTGGCTGCTCAAAGGGCAATTGACTTGGATCCTCAGAATGTGGGGATTTATATTATGTTATCAAATTTATATGCCAAGTTGGGTATGTGGGATGAGATTGAGCAGTTGAGGGAACTGATGAAAGAGAGAGGGTTAAAGAAAGATGTTGGATGTAGTTGGATTTAG
- the LOC126707313 gene encoding auxin-responsive protein SAUR21-like, with protein sequence MAIRFPGIIHAKHILRRTNSFSKQAASTSSDVPKGYLAVYVGESEKKRFVIPISYLNQPTFQQLLKKAEEEFGFDHPMGGLTIPCSEDMFIDLTSRLDEL encoded by the coding sequence ATGGCTATTCGTTTTCCTGGTATCATACATGCTAAGCACATTCTCCGAAGAACAAACTCATTTTCAAAGCAAGCAGCTTCAACATCTTCTGATGTTCCAAAAGGCTACCTTGCAGTATATGTTGGAGAGAGTGAAAAGAAGCGATTTGTGATTCCTATTTCATACTTGAACCAGCCCACATTTCAACAACTGCTAAAAAAGGCCGAggaagaatttggatttgatCATCCAATGGgtggtctcacaattccttgcAGTGAAGACATGTTCATTGATCTCACTTCTCGCTTAGATGAATTGTAA
- the LOC126707323 gene encoding auxin-induced protein 15A-like: MAIRLLGIIHAMHILRQINSFSKHAASKSLDVPKGYLAVYVRESEKKRFVIPISFLNQPTFQQLLNKAEEEFGFDHPMGGLTIPCSEDIFIDLTSCLHEL; the protein is encoded by the coding sequence ATGGCTATTCGTTTGCTTGGTATTATACATGCTATGCACATTCTCCGCCAAATAAACTCATTTTCAAAACATGCAGCTTCAAAATCTTTAGATGTTCCAAAAGGCTACCTTGCAGTATATGTTAGAGAAAGTGAAAAGAAGCGATTTGTGATTCCTATTTCATTCTTGAACCAGCCGACATTTCAACAATTGCTAAACAAGGCTGAggaagaatttggatttgatCATCCAATGGGTGGTCTCACAATTCCCTGCAGTGAAGATATCTTCATTGATCTCACTTCTTGCTTACATGAATTGTGA
- the LOC126707318 gene encoding auxin-responsive protein SAUR23-like has product MAIRLPGIMNAKHILRRSNSFGKQAASTPIDVPKGYIAVYVGESEKRRFVIPISFLNQPSFLTLLSKAEEEFGYDHPMGGLTIPCSENIFIDLTSRLHEL; this is encoded by the coding sequence ATGGCCATTCGTTTGCCTGGTATTATGAATGCTAAGCATATTCTTCGACGATCAAACTCATTTGGAAAGCAAGCAGCTTCAACACCTATAGATGTTCCAAAAGGCTACATTGCAGTATATGTTGGAGAGAGCGAAAAGAGGCGCTTTGTAATTCCTATATCATTCTTGAACCAGCCTTCTTTTTTAACATTGTTAAGTAAGGCTGAGGAAGAATTTGGGTACGATCATCCAATGGGTGGTCTCACAATTCCCTGCAGCGAAAACATCTTCATTGATCTTACTTCACGCTTACATGAATTGTGA
- the LOC126707320 gene encoding auxin-responsive protein SAUR23-like, with translation MAIRLPSIMHAKHILRRSNSFRKKVSSPSIDVPKGYITIYVGESERRRFVIPLTFLNQPSFQELLSKAEEEFGFNHPMGGLTIPCSEEIFIDLTSHLYEL, from the coding sequence ATGGCTATTCGTTTGCCCAGTATTATGCATGCTAAGCACATTCTCCGACGATCAAACTCATTTAGAAAGAAAGTATCTTCGCCATCTATAGATGTTCCAAAAGGCTACATTACAATATATGTAGGAGAGAGTGAAAGGAGGCGCTTCGTAATTCCTTTAACATTTTTGaaccagccttcatttcaagaattgCTAAGTAAAGCTGAGGAAGAATTTGGATTCAATCATCCAATGGGTGGTCTCACAATCCCCTGCAGTGAAGAGATCTTCATTGATCTCACTTCTCACTTATATGAATTGTGA